One genomic segment of Mycolicibacterium psychrotolerans includes these proteins:
- a CDS encoding FAD binding domain-containing protein: protein MKAAPFAYHRPDTVAGALSLLKDLGDDAKILAGGQSLVPMLAMRLTHFDNLIDISRIGELSDIERRGDTVRIAAGTPHALVGMDDEVAEAVPLLTLATPHIGHFQIRTRGTLGGAIAHADPAAEYAAVAVALDAEIEATSVRGTRRIPAAAFFTGLWETTLAADEILTAVTFPVWSGRVGFSVQEFARRHGDFAIAGATVAVELDGDDTVTRCGIGLLGMGSTPQRGTPAERAAAGRPVTDVTAEEVGRLAVSALEDIPADLQGSAAYRRKVGATMVARAWLEATTEARHA, encoded by the coding sequence GTGAAGGCGGCCCCGTTCGCCTATCACCGCCCCGACACGGTCGCAGGCGCACTGTCCCTGCTCAAAGACCTCGGCGACGACGCGAAGATCCTCGCCGGGGGCCAGAGCCTGGTGCCGATGCTCGCGATGCGGCTCACCCACTTCGACAACCTCATCGACATCTCGCGCATCGGTGAACTGTCGGACATCGAGCGACGCGGCGACACCGTGCGCATCGCCGCGGGCACACCGCACGCACTGGTCGGCATGGACGACGAAGTGGCCGAAGCGGTTCCGTTGCTGACCCTGGCCACACCGCACATCGGGCACTTCCAGATCCGCACGCGCGGCACCCTCGGCGGGGCGATCGCGCACGCCGACCCCGCCGCCGAGTACGCCGCGGTCGCGGTGGCCCTCGACGCCGAGATCGAGGCGACCTCGGTGCGGGGCACCCGCCGGATCCCGGCCGCGGCGTTCTTCACCGGCCTGTGGGAGACCACGCTGGCCGCCGACGAGATCCTCACCGCGGTCACGTTCCCGGTGTGGTCCGGTCGGGTCGGCTTCTCTGTGCAGGAATTCGCGCGCCGCCACGGCGATTTCGCGATCGCCGGCGCCACCGTGGCGGTCGAGCTCGACGGCGACGACACCGTCACCCGCTGCGGCATCGGGTTGCTCGGTATGGGGTCGACGCCGCAGCGCGGCACACCGGCCGAGCGCGCGGCTGCCGGCCGGCCCGTCACCGACGTGACCGCCGAGGAGGTGGGCCGGCTCGCGGTGTCGGCCCTCGAGGACATCCCCGCCGACCTGCAGGGCAGCGCGGCCTACCGCAGGAAGGTCGGCGCCACGATGGTGGCGCGGGCGTGGCTCGAGGCGACCACGGAGGCCCGTCATGCATGA
- a CDS encoding SRPBCC family protein, with the protein MELNNDFRVVVPAAQVWEVFTDVRRVAPCLPGATLLSVDGDSFDGAVKVKVGPITVSYKGVASYQEKDAAAGRIVLRAEGRETRGNGTAAATVTAHLEDEGESTFVAISTDLAISGKAAQFGRGVLADVSGNLIAQFARALEAELGGTTSAAATSAPAADESVDLLRVVAAPMAERYGPVLVAAALSGAAGYLLGRRRRKEPAAVLAEDLQAALARLLS; encoded by the coding sequence GTGGAGCTGAACAACGACTTCCGGGTCGTCGTCCCCGCCGCGCAGGTCTGGGAGGTGTTCACCGACGTCCGCCGCGTGGCACCGTGCCTGCCCGGCGCCACGCTGCTGTCGGTGGACGGCGACAGCTTCGACGGCGCGGTCAAGGTCAAGGTCGGACCGATCACCGTCTCCTACAAAGGCGTTGCGTCCTACCAGGAGAAGGACGCGGCGGCCGGACGCATCGTGCTGCGCGCCGAAGGGAGGGAGACACGCGGCAACGGCACCGCCGCGGCAACCGTCACCGCCCATCTCGAGGACGAGGGCGAGTCGACCTTCGTCGCGATCTCGACCGACCTGGCGATCTCGGGCAAGGCCGCCCAGTTCGGCCGCGGCGTGCTCGCCGACGTGTCGGGGAATCTGATCGCCCAGTTCGCCCGCGCGCTGGAGGCGGAACTGGGCGGAACCACCTCGGCCGCAGCGACGTCCGCGCCGGCCGCCGACGAGTCTGTCGATCTGCTGCGGGTGGTCGCCGCGCCGATGGCCGAACGCTATGGGCCGGTGCTCGTCGCGGCCGCCCTGTCGGGTGCGGCCGGCTACCTGCTCGGGCGCCGCAGGCGCAAGGAGCCGGCCGCGGTGCTGGCCGAAGATCTGCAGGCCGCACTGGCCCGGTTGCTGTCGTGA
- a CDS encoding xanthine dehydrogenase family protein molybdopterin-binding subunit, with product MTDTAVDTVSTRYAGRRVPRVEDSRLLTGHGAFVDDITRPGMLHACFVRSPFAHATINGIDTSAALALPGVHAVFSAADLNPDVVEAWHAVAGKDIPDTPRPPLAEGEVKFVGDPVALVVADSRYVAEDAVDLVEVDYTPLSAVADFRAAIGNDVIVHAAYPDNVAGGMGGAPPDEELFASAPHVVEEHIYQQMYVPVPMETRGMVVQWSSTTGELTVWASTQTPHELRAFAARLLGIPAQGVRVIMRDTGGAFGQKVVPMREDMCILLAARKVPSALKWIEDRRENLMSAGQSRHVDGKVRMAFDDDGKILAADIDFVQDVGAYPTPYPVLTTAAIGMFFPGPYRVPKASFTYRTVFSNTPGLHAYRGPWQYETLTREMLLDCAARKIGIDPVELRRINILRGDEMPYFNPNGMPYDNCAPADTFEQAVKILDHEGFRKEQADALAEGRYLGLGFSAYIEPTGAATGNLATEGATIRMEPTGKINVYVNGGSAGNSIETTVVQLTADALGADIEDVATIQGDTAVTPYGAGTQGSRSGPMTAGAVNEAGAILRGQILAIAAQTLGVEAADIELANSRAAVRSDPDKSVSFAEIAYRSYYDPAQLGGVPATLEATARFTSQAMIHWANATHVCICEVDIDTGHVTLTRYIVSEDVGPMINPNVVEGQVAGGTVQGIGGALLEKLAYDDAGNPVASTFVDYLLPTATEVPPIEFGHVEIPGPGVGGYKGAGEGGAIGSPPAVINAINDALAPLGVTVTELPATPATIVDLIERAGRGKDHEQWS from the coding sequence GTGACCGACACCGCCGTCGACACCGTCAGCACGCGCTACGCCGGCCGCCGCGTCCCCCGCGTCGAGGACAGCCGCCTTCTGACTGGTCACGGCGCTTTCGTCGACGACATCACCCGTCCGGGGATGTTGCACGCCTGCTTTGTGCGCAGCCCGTTCGCCCACGCGACGATCAACGGCATCGACACGTCGGCGGCGCTCGCCCTGCCGGGCGTGCATGCGGTGTTCAGCGCCGCGGATCTCAATCCCGACGTCGTGGAGGCATGGCATGCGGTGGCCGGCAAGGACATCCCCGACACCCCACGCCCGCCGCTGGCCGAGGGCGAGGTGAAGTTCGTCGGTGACCCCGTCGCGCTCGTGGTCGCCGACAGCCGGTACGTCGCCGAGGACGCCGTCGACCTCGTCGAGGTCGACTACACACCGCTATCGGCCGTCGCCGACTTCCGCGCGGCCATCGGCAACGACGTGATCGTGCACGCCGCCTACCCCGACAACGTCGCGGGCGGCATGGGCGGCGCGCCGCCCGATGAGGAACTGTTCGCCTCGGCTCCGCATGTCGTCGAGGAGCACATCTACCAGCAGATGTACGTCCCGGTGCCGATGGAGACCCGCGGCATGGTCGTCCAGTGGTCGTCGACCACCGGGGAGCTCACCGTCTGGGCGTCGACACAGACGCCGCACGAGTTGCGGGCGTTCGCCGCCCGGCTGCTCGGCATCCCCGCGCAGGGGGTGCGCGTCATCATGCGCGACACCGGCGGCGCATTCGGCCAGAAGGTGGTGCCGATGCGCGAGGACATGTGCATCCTGCTGGCCGCCCGCAAGGTGCCGTCAGCGCTGAAGTGGATCGAGGACCGGCGCGAGAACCTGATGTCGGCAGGCCAGTCCCGCCACGTCGACGGCAAGGTCCGGATGGCCTTCGACGACGACGGCAAGATCCTGGCCGCCGACATCGACTTCGTCCAGGACGTCGGCGCCTATCCCACGCCCTACCCGGTGCTCACCACCGCAGCGATCGGCATGTTCTTCCCCGGCCCCTACCGGGTGCCCAAAGCCAGCTTCACCTACAGGACGGTGTTCTCCAACACCCCCGGCCTGCACGCTTACCGCGGCCCGTGGCAGTACGAAACCCTCACGCGTGAAATGCTTCTCGACTGCGCCGCCCGCAAGATCGGCATCGATCCGGTCGAGCTGCGCCGCATCAACATCCTGCGCGGCGACGAGATGCCGTACTTCAACCCCAACGGCATGCCGTACGACAACTGTGCGCCCGCCGACACGTTCGAACAAGCGGTGAAGATCCTCGACCACGAAGGATTTCGCAAGGAGCAGGCCGACGCGCTGGCCGAGGGCCGCTACCTCGGCCTCGGCTTCTCGGCCTACATCGAACCTACCGGGGCGGCGACCGGGAACCTCGCCACCGAGGGCGCGACGATCCGGATGGAGCCGACGGGCAAGATCAACGTCTACGTCAACGGAGGTTCGGCAGGCAACAGCATCGAGACGACGGTGGTGCAGCTGACCGCAGATGCGTTGGGAGCCGACATCGAAGACGTGGCCACCATCCAGGGCGACACCGCGGTCACCCCGTACGGTGCCGGCACCCAGGGCAGCCGCAGCGGCCCGATGACCGCGGGCGCGGTCAACGAAGCCGGCGCGATTCTGCGCGGCCAGATCCTCGCGATCGCTGCGCAGACACTCGGGGTCGAGGCGGCCGACATCGAACTCGCGAACTCCAGGGCCGCCGTGCGCAGCGATCCCGACAAGAGCGTGAGCTTCGCCGAAATCGCCTACCGCTCCTACTACGATCCGGCCCAGCTCGGCGGTGTCCCGGCCACCCTGGAGGCCACCGCCCGGTTCACCTCGCAGGCGATGATCCACTGGGCCAACGCAACTCACGTGTGCATCTGCGAGGTCGACATCGACACCGGACACGTGACGCTGACCCGCTACATCGTCAGCGAGGACGTCGGCCCGATGATCAACCCGAACGTGGTCGAGGGACAGGTCGCCGGGGGAACCGTGCAAGGCATCGGCGGTGCGCTGCTGGAGAAGCTGGCGTACGACGACGCGGGCAACCCGGTGGCCTCCACGTTCGTCGACTATCTGCTACCGACCGCCACCGAGGTACCGCCGATCGAGTTCGGCCACGTCGAGATCCCCGGCCCCGGTGTCGGCGGCTACAAGGGGGCCGGTGAGGGCGGGGCCATCGGCTCACCGCCCGCGGTCATCAACGCGATCAACGACGCGCTTGCCCCGCTCGGCGTCACGGTGACCGAACTTCCCGCCACCCCCGCCACGATCGTCGACCTCATCGAACGCGCAGGCCGAGGAAAGGACCACGAACAGTGGAGCTGA
- a CDS encoding XdhC family protein, with product MRDVLDALLTVWQAGGTAGLSTVVRTMRSAPRPPGAAMVVSPDGSVAGSVSGGCVESAVYAVAGDVVASGRPDLQRYGVSDDDAFAVGLTCGGTIDIFTEPVSRQTFPQLQDVADDIAAHRAVAVATVIDHPDQAWVGRRLIVGADTVAGSVGSARADDAIADDARGLLAAGRSAVLTYGPDGQRQDAGMEVFVASHAPRPRMLVFGAIDFASALSAQAALLGYRVTVCDARPVFATAPRFPAAEDVVVDWPHRYLAAEAGRGAIDARTAICVLTHDPKFDVPVLEVALRLREVGYVGVMGSRRTHDDRMRRLREAGLTGAELSRLSSPIGLDLGARTPEETAVSIAAEIIARRWGGGGRPLAETDGRIHHTS from the coding sequence GTGCGTGACGTCCTCGATGCGTTGCTGACGGTCTGGCAGGCCGGCGGCACGGCGGGGCTGTCCACGGTGGTGCGCACGATGCGCTCGGCGCCGCGCCCGCCCGGGGCGGCGATGGTGGTCTCCCCCGACGGCAGCGTGGCCGGATCGGTGTCCGGCGGTTGCGTCGAGTCCGCGGTGTACGCGGTCGCAGGCGACGTCGTCGCGAGCGGGCGGCCCGACCTGCAGCGCTACGGGGTCAGCGACGACGACGCGTTCGCCGTCGGCCTGACGTGCGGCGGCACCATCGACATCTTCACCGAACCCGTGTCGCGGCAGACGTTTCCGCAACTTCAGGACGTTGCCGACGACATCGCCGCACATCGTGCCGTCGCCGTCGCCACGGTCATCGACCACCCCGATCAGGCGTGGGTGGGGCGGCGACTCATCGTCGGCGCGGACACTGTTGCGGGGTCGGTCGGCTCCGCGCGCGCCGACGACGCGATCGCCGACGACGCCCGAGGGCTGCTCGCGGCCGGGCGCTCGGCCGTGCTGACCTATGGGCCCGACGGGCAGCGACAGGACGCCGGTATGGAGGTCTTCGTCGCCAGCCATGCCCCCCGACCGCGGATGCTGGTGTTCGGTGCCATCGACTTCGCCTCGGCGCTGTCCGCCCAGGCGGCGCTGCTCGGCTACCGGGTCACGGTGTGCGACGCCCGCCCGGTGTTCGCGACCGCGCCACGCTTCCCCGCGGCCGAGGACGTGGTGGTGGACTGGCCGCACCGCTATCTCGCCGCCGAGGCCGGGCGGGGCGCGATCGACGCCCGTACCGCGATCTGCGTGCTCACCCACGACCCGAAGTTCGACGTGCCGGTGCTCGAGGTCGCGCTGCGGCTTCGCGAGGTGGGTTACGTCGGCGTGATGGGGTCGCGGCGCACGCACGACGACCGGATGCGTCGCTTGCGGGAGGCCGGCCTGACCGGCGCGGAACTGAGCCGGTTGTCGAGCCCGATCGGCCTCGACCTCGGCGCGCGCACCCCCGAGGAGACCGCGGTGTCGATCGCCGCGGAGATCATCGCCCGCCGGTGGGGCGGAGGCGGCCGCCCGCTGGCCGAGACGGACGGACGCATCCACCACACGTCGTGA
- a CDS encoding DUF4185 domain-containing protein, whose product MSSAAYVGRVGALAVALGIGSVVFAGQAMAEDTDASSTSKPAASASRDSSERTETSTASDTKPASDTTDKTDKADTPDTADAPDADAEDPDADAEDPAPTKKRKQGLSWKKPAQATAATSSDTTTKYDSETTDASTTPKQDTRSTRLSRITTTSNDPAQPHRESATLTLRTDTETDTAAPSTASRTITTSAVSTDQQADPVDRPLLRAVVNVVRSMVDWAHQRAGSGGQGQSPAPPFLWALMSAVRRELESLSAARTPHLQTTALTVTDQQAAAAALTPYSPWLNPQASPSTNFVSWVTGKYHYGDETLANTLDRFSVYGTDVGTMWDNGMVDDPNTPYDEHQVLIAVGDTFSAANMTGRHIYNTLFRSADSDLSDGITITDGEWRTGNMFGGAPLDGPVNARPIVNRPLWLPNSVTLIPTAGVSLPTEVTEDTPYGTVQYVSFMSVSKWGSAGRWTTNYSAIAYSYNNGEIFTVDPKSVRYNSFLSSNKNFQQSAFVKGSDGNVYVYGTPNGRQGAAYLARVAPENILDVSKYEYYKAAKSSIFGTTPAAWVKGRPTSATAIIGKSGGFWGFLKPGYTVSEMSVQYNEYLGKYVVLYGDQNNSIVMRTSDTPEGVWSDAAVLMTQQPGGIYAPMLHPWSPSTEGTGSDLYWNLSLWSSYDIMLMRTDLTKV is encoded by the coding sequence TTGAGTTCCGCAGCGTACGTCGGCCGTGTCGGCGCCCTGGCCGTCGCTTTGGGTATCGGTTCAGTGGTCTTCGCAGGACAAGCGATGGCCGAGGACACCGACGCGTCCTCGACGTCGAAGCCCGCGGCCTCGGCGAGCAGGGACAGCTCCGAGCGCACCGAGACCTCGACCGCGTCGGACACCAAGCCCGCGTCCGACACCACCGACAAGACGGACAAGGCGGACACGCCGGACACGGCCGACGCACCCGACGCCGATGCCGAGGATCCGGACGCCGATGCCGAGGATCCGGCGCCGACCAAGAAGCGCAAGCAGGGCCTGTCGTGGAAGAAGCCGGCGCAGGCGACCGCCGCAACGTCGTCGGACACGACGACGAAGTACGACTCCGAGACGACGGACGCGTCAACCACGCCGAAGCAGGACACCCGTTCCACGCGGCTGTCGCGGATCACTACCACCTCCAACGACCCGGCACAGCCTCACCGCGAGTCGGCCACGCTCACGCTGCGCACCGACACCGAGACAGACACCGCCGCGCCCAGCACCGCCTCACGCACCATCACCACGTCGGCGGTGAGCACCGACCAGCAGGCCGACCCCGTCGACCGGCCCCTGCTCAGGGCCGTCGTCAACGTGGTGCGCAGCATGGTCGACTGGGCTCACCAGCGCGCCGGCTCCGGCGGCCAAGGTCAGTCTCCCGCGCCGCCGTTTCTGTGGGCGCTGATGTCAGCCGTCCGCCGCGAACTCGAGAGCCTGTCGGCAGCGCGCACTCCACATCTGCAGACCACCGCTCTGACGGTCACCGACCAGCAGGCGGCTGCCGCGGCGCTGACCCCGTACTCGCCGTGGCTCAACCCGCAGGCGAGTCCGTCGACCAACTTCGTCAGCTGGGTGACGGGCAAATACCACTACGGGGACGAGACGCTGGCCAACACGCTCGACCGGTTCAGCGTCTACGGCACCGACGTCGGGACAATGTGGGACAACGGCATGGTCGACGATCCGAACACGCCTTACGACGAACATCAAGTGCTCATCGCGGTCGGCGACACCTTCAGCGCTGCCAACATGACTGGCAGGCACATCTACAACACGTTGTTCCGCAGCGCGGACTCTGACCTGTCCGACGGGATCACGATTACCGACGGGGAGTGGCGCACCGGCAACATGTTCGGCGGCGCACCGCTGGACGGCCCGGTGAACGCGCGGCCGATCGTCAATCGGCCCCTGTGGCTGCCGAACTCGGTGACGCTGATCCCGACCGCCGGTGTTTCGTTGCCCACCGAGGTCACGGAGGACACACCTTACGGCACTGTGCAGTACGTCAGCTTCATGTCGGTGTCGAAATGGGGCTCGGCTGGCAGGTGGACCACGAACTACTCGGCGATCGCCTACTCCTACAACAACGGAGAGATCTTCACCGTCGACCCCAAGAGCGTGCGCTACAACTCGTTCCTGAGCAGTAACAAGAACTTCCAGCAGTCCGCATTCGTCAAGGGCAGCGACGGCAACGTCTACGTGTACGGCACCCCGAACGGGCGCCAGGGAGCGGCCTACCTCGCCCGAGTCGCGCCCGAAAACATCCTCGATGTCAGCAAGTACGAGTACTACAAGGCGGCCAAGTCCAGCATCTTCGGCACTACTCCAGCCGCCTGGGTAAAGGGCAGACCAACCTCGGCGACGGCGATCATCGGGAAGTCGGGCGGATTCTGGGGCTTCCTCAAACCCGGCTACACGGTCAGCGAGATGTCGGTGCAGTACAACGAATATCTCGGCAAGTACGTGGTGCTCTACGGCGATCAGAACAACAGCATCGTCATGCGGACCTCCGACACCCCCGAGGGCGTGTGGTCCGACGCCGCGGTGCTGATGACCCAGCAGCCCGGCGGCATCTACGCTCCGATGCTCCATCCGTGGTCGCCGTCGACCGAGGGCACCGGGTCGGATCTGTACTGGAACCTGTCGCTGTGGTCCAGCTACGACATCATGCTGATGCGCACCGATCTGACGAAGGTGTAG
- a CDS encoding ABC transporter permease, giving the protein MTRRLRAQWLSFRRIHLAALVADWRRTSLSVIGVAIGVTVVLGVLILKSELVRPFDSFGPSLVNAAGVGVIEVTPNVEGRLPFGVVERLRTEVTGAEAVIPIVGSLTPVRAANGSHGFFLLGGSCQIELLVGPFDCERRARTDPPAAGPGVPLQIPAVIAERDDLHPGDEVRIPGLTPGSAHVGWTFAEFERVKGINDGYVLLAPSAELAARLLGAPGYVTAAFVVPGADASNVAADVDRVVAGVATAGPPRPQLPAVFENSKQSLDLVALAGIVVGILIAVNTILLAVEDRRTVMGTIGAIGAGPVGLFGGMMGEGAVVGVLGGLLGAPSGFLLGAYLVDRFGQSMLAGSGATITAPVTPDLVVTAAAAGAICGILAMSGPAARLIRAGPLASMASVGGMQRERRIALWPLLAGTSLLAGAVAASTVFSHGPWPVRVGVDAMTVGLWGVALTTVSIAPRAAGPLIALITTARPALGRLLSADFRRYALLFALSAALLAEAASLAIGSQSMQLLGTQQIAAQKAARLPAALLISPQSVLDQRDGRLTEGTYQLIADAADGRSVSSRWRSTIQSGTQSRLVAGVAPGDWYSTALYEPDAPDSFWTGLTRGAVGLSEIAASRLGVDAGDTVQLPTVAGPKTFDVAGIFRPRMVNDAAVGDIVLVSAPLARTDWAAQRDQVAVAYSSAAEAAAHRGDFTELGAGLRVYDNDQWRSEATRGITRFLQPFTIAGYVVMAAAGVSVLNVFVLGLVQRTRERAVLRAVGATSRQEQLVIVANAILLASMVAVLAVLGGIGLTYLWSLGSPVYYGIAIDWGVPTLPLRIGVAAVFGLVLAAALYPVIRSRRLETAEVLRNS; this is encoded by the coding sequence GTGACGCGCAGGCTGCGTGCGCAGTGGTTGTCGTTCCGACGCATCCACCTCGCCGCGTTGGTCGCAGATTGGCGCCGAACCTCGCTCAGTGTCATCGGAGTCGCGATCGGCGTGACGGTGGTTCTGGGTGTCCTCATCCTCAAATCCGAACTCGTCCGCCCATTCGACTCGTTCGGTCCATCGCTGGTGAACGCCGCCGGCGTGGGGGTCATCGAGGTGACGCCGAACGTCGAAGGCCGGCTGCCGTTCGGCGTGGTCGAGCGGCTGCGCACGGAGGTGACAGGGGCCGAGGCGGTCATCCCGATCGTGGGAAGCCTGACCCCGGTACGCGCCGCGAACGGCAGCCACGGCTTCTTCCTACTCGGCGGGTCGTGCCAGATCGAGCTACTGGTGGGCCCGTTCGACTGCGAGCGCCGCGCCCGCACCGACCCACCGGCGGCCGGTCCCGGCGTGCCGCTGCAGATTCCTGCCGTGATCGCCGAACGAGATGATCTACATCCGGGTGACGAAGTGCGCATCCCGGGGCTGACTCCCGGGTCTGCGCACGTCGGGTGGACGTTCGCGGAGTTCGAGCGGGTCAAAGGCATCAATGACGGCTACGTCCTGCTCGCGCCGAGCGCGGAACTCGCGGCACGTCTGCTCGGCGCCCCGGGATACGTCACCGCCGCCTTCGTCGTGCCGGGCGCTGATGCGTCCAACGTCGCGGCCGACGTCGACCGCGTCGTCGCCGGGGTGGCGACCGCCGGGCCGCCCCGCCCGCAACTGCCGGCCGTGTTCGAGAACAGCAAGCAGAGTCTCGACCTGGTCGCGCTGGCCGGCATCGTCGTCGGGATCCTGATAGCGGTGAACACCATCCTGCTGGCGGTCGAGGACCGGCGCACGGTGATGGGAACCATCGGCGCCATCGGCGCGGGGCCGGTCGGGTTGTTCGGCGGAATGATGGGCGAGGGCGCCGTGGTCGGTGTGCTCGGTGGACTGCTGGGCGCGCCGAGCGGCTTCCTTCTGGGCGCGTACCTGGTGGATCGCTTCGGGCAGTCGATGCTGGCCGGGTCCGGAGCGACGATCACCGCACCCGTCACGCCCGACCTGGTCGTCACCGCCGCGGCCGCCGGTGCCATCTGCGGAATCCTCGCGATGAGCGGACCGGCGGCCCGGCTCATCCGTGCCGGCCCGCTGGCGTCGATGGCGAGCGTCGGCGGCATGCAGCGGGAAAGGCGGATTGCGTTGTGGCCGTTGCTCGCCGGCACCAGCCTGCTGGCGGGCGCCGTCGCGGCGTCGACGGTGTTCTCGCACGGGCCATGGCCGGTCCGCGTCGGCGTCGACGCCATGACGGTGGGTTTGTGGGGGGTGGCGCTCACCACGGTGTCGATCGCGCCGCGTGCCGCAGGCCCGCTGATCGCCCTCATCACGACCGCCCGGCCGGCACTCGGACGTCTGCTGAGCGCCGACTTCCGCCGCTACGCCCTGCTGTTCGCGCTGTCGGCCGCCCTGCTCGCCGAGGCGGCTAGCCTGGCCATCGGGTCGCAGAGCATGCAACTCCTCGGCACCCAACAGATCGCCGCGCAGAAGGCTGCCCGACTGCCGGCCGCCCTGCTGATCTCCCCTCAATCAGTATTGGATCAGCGGGACGGCCGGCTCACCGAGGGCACCTACCAGCTGATCGCCGATGCGGCCGACGGCCGGAGCGTGTCGTCGCGGTGGCGGTCGACGATCCAGTCAGGCACCCAGTCGCGGCTGGTTGCCGGGGTCGCGCCGGGCGACTGGTACAGCACGGCGCTGTATGAGCCGGACGCCCCAGACAGCTTCTGGACGGGCCTGACACGCGGGGCCGTCGGGCTGAGTGAGATCGCCGCGAGCCGGCTCGGCGTCGACGCGGGCGACACAGTGCAGCTTCCCACCGTGGCGGGCCCAAAGACGTTCGACGTCGCCGGGATCTTCCGTCCGCGGATGGTCAACGACGCCGCGGTCGGCGACATCGTGCTGGTATCGGCGCCGTTGGCCCGCACCGACTGGGCCGCGCAGCGTGATCAGGTCGCGGTGGCCTACTCCTCCGCTGCCGAGGCCGCCGCCCACCGTGGCGACTTCACCGAGCTAGGCGCCGGCTTGCGAGTGTACGACAACGATCAGTGGCGCTCGGAGGCCACCCGCGGCATCACCCGCTTCCTGCAGCCGTTCACGATCGCCGGTTACGTGGTGATGGCGGCAGCCGGCGTGAGCGTGCTGAACGTGTTCGTGCTGGGCTTGGTGCAGCGCACCCGCGAGCGGGCCGTGCTGCGGGCGGTCGGGGCAACCTCCCGACAGGAGCAGCTGGTGATCGTTGCCAACGCGATCCTGCTCGCCTCGATGGTCGCCGTCCTGGCCGTGCTCGGCGGCATCGGTCTGACCTATCTGTGGTCGCTGGGCTCGCCGGTCTACTACGGCATCGCCATCGACTGGGGGGTGCCGACACTGCCCCTCCGGATCGGGGTCGCCGCCGTATTCGGGCTCGTCCTCGCCGCCGCGCTGTATCCCGTGATCCGGTCACGCCGGCTCGAGACGGCCGAGGTGCTGCGCAACAGCTAG
- a CDS encoding ABC transporter ATP-binding protein — protein sequence MTITRVINDPVLRLEGVQKTYRRGDEQVHVLDDVDFTLYAGEFVVVTGPSGAGKSTLLHVAGGLDEPDRGIVAVSGQDVWSMSVAARAAFRRRHLGFVFQFFNLVPMLTAVENVSLPLVLDGVPARRADARAAELLARVGLADRARHRPAELSGGQLQRVAVARALVARPSIVLADEPTGNLDSHSSAEVLDLLRALTDEDGTAVVMVTHDRAAASYGSRELHLVDGHTSAVTAVVGQA from the coding sequence GTGACGATTACCCGGGTGATCAACGACCCGGTGCTGCGGCTCGAGGGAGTCCAGAAGACGTACCGCAGAGGCGACGAACAGGTGCACGTGCTCGATGACGTCGACTTCACCTTGTACGCAGGCGAATTCGTCGTCGTGACCGGACCGTCGGGGGCCGGCAAGTCGACCCTGCTGCATGTCGCGGGCGGATTGGACGAACCGGACCGCGGAATTGTGGCGGTGTCCGGCCAGGACGTCTGGTCGATGAGCGTCGCGGCCCGTGCCGCATTCCGCCGCCGCCATCTTGGCTTCGTATTCCAGTTCTTCAATCTGGTGCCGATGCTGACCGCCGTGGAGAACGTGTCACTGCCGTTGGTGCTCGACGGCGTTCCCGCGCGCCGGGCCGACGCCCGCGCCGCCGAGCTGCTGGCCCGGGTCGGGCTCGCCGACCGGGCGCGGCACCGGCCGGCTGAGCTGTCGGGCGGTCAGCTGCAGCGCGTGGCGGTGGCGCGCGCGTTGGTGGCCAGGCCGTCGATAGTGCTCGCCGACGAGCCCACCGGAAACCTGGACAGTCACTCATCGGCGGAGGTGCTGGACCTTCTGCGCGCCTTGACCGACGAGGACGGCACAGCGGTCGTGATGGTGACCCACGACCGGGCCGCGGCGAGCTACGGGTCCCGCGAGCTGCATCTGGTCGACGGGCATACCAGCGCGGTCACCGCCGTCGTGGGGCAGGCGTGA